CGCTTCAAATTGTCTTCGGCGTCTTTGACCAGACTCCGTGAAACGATGACGCCTTCCTCGCGCTGCGCGACACCTGCTTCCGCTTCGATAACCTCCAGCACCGACATGGTACCGACTTCGAGTCGGATGCGATTCTCTCTGAGCAGGTCCCTCGCGAGGACCAGCGAGTTTTCCGTAACCCGCAGGTTTTCGATTGCGAGCACCAGATTCCAATAGGCCCTTTGGACTTCGGCAATAATATCGATCACGTTCTGGCGAAAATCATAGAGACTGATTGACCGCTGGGCGCGCGCGATCCTGATGCCGGCCAGGTTCGCATTCAGGCCGAAATCCCTCAGGAGCGGCTGAGTCACCTCGACATACGTATCGAGCACATATTCCCAGGGGTCTTCAATGGTGCCAAGGGGCCCGAGAACCGGATCAAAAGCGTCATGTCGGATAAACTGGGAGAATTGGCGGTCGAATACCAGATTGTACTCGGCCCCGCTGATGAGCTTGCCGAACAACGAACCTGTCAACTCATTCTCGTGGGTCTCTGTTGTGCCCGCAGAGGTGGCCAAGCCCTCAACAGAAGATTGCGGGACTTCGGCTTCGGAATACGAATAATCGACCCGAAAGATGGGATCGAACTCGCCTTTTGCGATGAGCACTTCCGAATCACGGATATCGGGCACGAAGCGTTCGACGGCAATGTCAAGATTCGAAGCAAGCGCCCGCGCAACCACCTCGCACAGGCCGAGGGGGATTACGCGCTGGGGCGGGATGGCCGGTTCTTCAGGAGCCGGGATCGCATTCTCTGCGGACGATGCAGGCTGCTCGGCTGAAGGCGCAGCGTCCGGTTCGGCCGGCCGTGAGACAACAGGCTCAGCCTGCGGCGATGGTGGTTCTTGCGCCGCCGCAGAAGAGGCGAGAATAAGAGTGGCGCCCACTATAATCAAAAAGCACACACAGAACCTGACCCGATGCAACATTCTCCTCCACCTCCTCGCGAAGACGATGAAACAGCAGGAAAAAGTTTGCCTATTATAT
The DNA window shown above is from Candidatus Abyssobacteria bacterium SURF_5 and carries:
- a CDS encoding TolC family protein, producing the protein MTRRRIRLNFQGSRIYNRQTFSCCFIVFARRWRRMLHRVRFCVCFLIIVGATLILASSAAAQEPPSPQAEPVVSRPAEPDAAPSAEQPASSAENAIPAPEEPAIPPQRVIPLGLCEVVARALASNLDIAVERFVPDIRDSEVLIAKGEFDPIFRVDYSYSEAEVPQSSVEGLATSAGTTETHENELTGSLFGKLISGAEYNLVFDRQFSQFIRHDAFDPVLGPLGTIEDPWEYVLDTYVEVTQPLLRDFGLNANLAGIRIARAQRSISLYDFRQNVIDIIAEVQRAYWNLVLAIENLRVTENSLVLARDLLRENRIRLEVGTMSVLEVIEAEAGVAQREEGVIVSRSLVKDAEDNLKRLLNLSRDSDEWNVIIVPTDKPVILEEEFSLSDQIEIALENRPDYKSSLTQVESDRINVQFARNQTLPVVDMLGRYEFQAVDNDLNNALDDIGTGESPSWQAGLTLEYPIGNRAAKGNYEAARLTEQQSMLVSENLRLLIIVDVRQAIRSIETSLKSIQASRKTTEFSQRSLEAEQKKLEVGISTSHDVLEFLDALIDAQRREAIARVNYRLALVNLAAATGTILERSNIVINEEF